One Paenibacillus sp. FSL H7-0737 DNA segment encodes these proteins:
- a CDS encoding S-layer homology domain-containing protein produces MKRFRSAMAGLLAMLLIFSSLPVMGIGSGSVGAEGVGGTGAGLIPSGTVLIKNKWKNNFLYETSDGIVRYGMTNPADTSSHWTVETVNGLSRIKNVKTGHYITMSGNNGKEDTLKAADLQGSGSVTDQWLIDTSNRNGYMIIRSATVPESKLVIHEENQLGYAQVSSDINITFESPQWAFIDLNSVPVAVRLESRMRPGQVMYEDEKGNVLYGKQSLKNEAAQWYLDQGTDEGTLMIRNRETGHYIKQNEQTWAGVFSQEIDMNNVKLSEWFQESAPDPDGTGFITLRNSGLTDSGSPLWLNPQFNDDNNVRSNGWPGSASNPSAQWSIVPISEFKPVRLATYTDAQVATDFLYEAADGELKHGVMTSEDADSSDYLWYVEDYDGNKRIRNAETNHYISYTDGTAKAVEISESQPSDQWKFKDSDDYDDYLTLENVESKDIYISTLGGGNAGANGDATSLSAQWQLLDPNTPTDGTIPYYRIQNGWKSFYWYESADGLLKYGNMQKDGSDQWLVEKYNGRKLFKNKKTGHYINTVNMPDGHIQVTELPDRNNVEREFIWTGKNIGDNTYVISSVLDKEPNKFPEKFISLQNLTKYAEYGVINPGWGSPQWRFVTVTEKKQDLFRFKLDTVNGEDQYLKDGPLLTSPNVLEKLLESKTVTESVYDSQDTEAMVPQDKVVEPTISDAKIAPLAAANEDVTVGQATYGPLDINDDSFVWQLQEIAGSNGSVKIKNKGTGRYLSLEHIGGAVDEIEPNVAVQTLQTVYDVWGSIKWIVDMQPSGLTTFKSGWAGHYMYGASDENGNPIIKISKAPDAADRNSAHFAAEAVEAIAPPIPAYPVRFKNASSGEYLYENEHGVVLYGQPSAENGFSHWNISVQDGKQTIINRATGHYLTVNGDYSYLESSNAEPAIDGASAWEVSLASDYTNYTIRSLYGEYDDELINIANKTGYAERALLLESDGSAQWKLEAAPQEFTTPSGELRNNNTTTPVQNDTNIITIVPKGTTGKVLAEKEGAIVYAEASDKTAHSQWIVQDVNGRKRIMNVQTKQYLSLNEGDQVVLLSSGETERSQWTLEEKLGYNLLLSADRTGFLTHSASAVQLGSAVGTDSTLWSFLPIPTDAIYTGEEAFQGDHVIRFAVNAQQAGEYDAVVRYKNTSSAVTDLLLEVNGLKESDKVNVVKTSSWKTVQVKLQLRAGINTVSLSNDNIDWNKVGIDSLTVKNSVNKVYRGATVPYISYEAEDAVTNGTLIGPSRKYRTMASEASGRQAIALKNTGDYIEFKLAEAANSIVLRYSIPDSSDGAGAEETLTLYVDGVKKQLNLTSKYAWEYGSYPWSNDPRQGSGHRFFDEIHALIGDAPAGATIRLEKGTGDQATSYVIDLVDMEQVAPELTRPDGFISVTDFGAVANDEGDDTAAFKAALAEAKATGKGVWFPVGTFNVGEGLLDLDTAEIRGAGMWYTVLNGAKFYGHGDKVGVYDLLIEGGINVRDDEAFTNAFHGAFGQGSVIQNVWIEHTKAGLWLTQPIGEKARTNGLYMAGLRIRNLMADGINFAVGTGNSMMEQSDIRYPGDDGIAMWSFTDAKLNEVNGAERTFSYNNTARFNNVSLPWLADNIVVFGGKDNKVQDNVVKDTVTNGAGIAVSTRFSAEPFQGTTIVERNTLLRTGSYDSGYGVNLGALWLYAGESDLKGKVLIRNNTALDSTYSGLIAHGNLEGNALTTIDGVVLTNNVLDGAGTSGIEVTKNLKGNLLVDNLIIRGERMNLLSNASPEFSIIEQNQGIATAVKPFSIKLADGQSGPVVLEQGKSAILQVLDKEGADITTQATLNFMSSDIATFTNNSIHGVKAGSTDFTVTVGNDKRVYTVEVVLPNGGTDPVDPTEPTSTPDPAGSVNPVAPVATPTPTPAANHDAQLKAKATAGQALIEISANGEGIARFSAEALRDAAALSPNAVLVIASGDMSYRFPLGLVESVLKAAQMPAGTLEFQLNPLNGKGLEQLLAKAKQQGFNVQGTPASVTLRVTDGKDTVAANGFGTTYVDRTFMMEGALVAKTGVVLIYDEQTGSFRYVPALFEIVGGLTKVTVKSSSASGIFVVAQHPVTFGDISSHWAKNEIETLASRLILTGQSTDKFAPQNSVSRAEFAAMLIRSLGLAAANTTKTFSDVSDLSWYAADARAAAALGLVQGYEDGTFRPNAPITREQIAVMVARALKLLNLGAGESGANPATNVFTDSSAISTWAKEAVNVLTAKGIMKGQSADSFAPGSDTSRAEAAMILTRLLKAAGLLN; encoded by the coding sequence ATGAAACGATTCAGGTCCGCGATGGCGGGTCTGCTCGCGATGCTGCTGATTTTCTCAAGCTTGCCTGTGATGGGAATCGGTAGCGGTTCCGTAGGAGCAGAAGGGGTTGGAGGAACAGGCGCAGGGCTAATTCCATCAGGGACAGTACTCATCAAGAATAAGTGGAAAAATAATTTCTTATATGAAACGTCTGATGGTATCGTGCGTTATGGCATGACCAATCCAGCGGACACATCATCGCATTGGACAGTGGAGACGGTAAATGGTCTGTCACGAATTAAGAATGTGAAGACGGGCCACTACATTACAATGTCTGGTAATAACGGCAAAGAGGATACGCTTAAGGCGGCAGATCTACAAGGATCAGGAAGTGTTACGGATCAATGGTTGATCGATACTTCCAATAGAAACGGATATATGATCATCCGAAGCGCAACAGTGCCAGAGAGTAAACTGGTTATCCACGAGGAGAATCAGCTTGGTTACGCGCAAGTAAGCTCGGATATCAATATTACGTTTGAGAGTCCGCAGTGGGCTTTTATTGATCTGAATTCAGTACCAGTAGCTGTAAGGCTGGAAAGCCGGATGCGTCCCGGTCAGGTAATGTATGAGGACGAAAAAGGAAATGTTCTCTACGGCAAACAGTCTTTGAAAAATGAAGCAGCCCAGTGGTATCTTGATCAGGGAACGGACGAAGGAACGTTGATGATTCGTAACCGTGAGACGGGTCATTATATTAAGCAGAATGAGCAGACTTGGGCAGGAGTTTTTTCGCAAGAAATCGATATGAATAATGTAAAGCTAAGTGAGTGGTTCCAAGAGAGTGCACCAGATCCAGATGGAACAGGCTTTATTACGCTTCGTAACAGTGGTTTAACTGATAGTGGGAGTCCGTTATGGCTAAATCCACAATTCAACGATGACAATAACGTGCGCTCTAACGGCTGGCCGGGATCAGCCTCTAATCCAAGTGCGCAGTGGAGCATCGTGCCAATTTCTGAATTTAAGCCGGTACGATTGGCTACTTATACAGATGCACAAGTAGCTACAGATTTTTTATATGAAGCTGCAGACGGCGAGCTTAAGCATGGCGTTATGACTTCAGAGGATGCAGATTCATCCGATTATCTATGGTATGTAGAGGATTATGATGGCAATAAGCGTATCCGTAATGCGGAAACTAATCATTATATTTCATACACTGACGGCACAGCCAAGGCTGTAGAGATCAGCGAAAGTCAGCCATCGGATCAGTGGAAATTTAAAGATTCTGATGATTATGATGATTACCTGACACTAGAAAATGTTGAGAGCAAAGACATCTATATCTCTACCTTGGGTGGAGGTAATGCTGGAGCAAATGGGGATGCGACTTCCTTGAGCGCCCAGTGGCAGCTTCTAGATCCCAATACACCGACTGATGGAACCATTCCATATTATCGAATTCAAAATGGATGGAAGTCTTTTTATTGGTATGAGTCTGCTGACGGCCTCTTGAAGTATGGAAATATGCAGAAGGATGGCTCCGATCAGTGGCTCGTGGAGAAATATAATGGCCGCAAGCTATTCAAGAATAAGAAAACAGGCCATTACATTAACACAGTGAACATGCCAGATGGCCATATTCAGGTCACTGAGCTTCCAGACAGGAATAATGTGGAGCGGGAATTTATATGGACAGGCAAAAATATTGGCGACAACACATACGTAATTAGCAGTGTTCTCGACAAGGAACCAAATAAATTCCCTGAGAAGTTCATTTCACTTCAAAATCTCACTAAATACGCCGAGTATGGTGTGATCAATCCAGGCTGGGGCAGTCCACAGTGGAGATTCGTTACTGTCACAGAGAAAAAGCAGGACTTATTCCGCTTTAAGCTAGACACTGTAAATGGGGAGGATCAGTATCTTAAAGATGGTCCTTTGCTGACTTCTCCAAATGTACTAGAGAAATTGCTAGAATCTAAGACTGTCACTGAATCTGTCTATGATTCACAGGACACTGAAGCAATGGTGCCGCAGGATAAGGTGGTGGAACCTACAATCTCTGATGCAAAAATTGCACCTCTAGCTGCTGCAAACGAGGATGTGACAGTAGGTCAGGCTACTTATGGCCCACTTGATATTAACGACGATTCCTTTGTCTGGCAGCTGCAAGAAATAGCTGGCAGCAATGGATCTGTGAAGATTAAAAATAAAGGTACTGGACGTTACCTCTCCCTGGAGCATATAGGTGGTGCAGTAGATGAGATTGAGCCTAATGTTGCCGTTCAGACATTGCAAACCGTCTATGATGTATGGGGCAGCATTAAGTGGATTGTGGATATGCAGCCTTCAGGTCTGACTACTTTCAAGAGTGGATGGGCTGGCCACTATATGTATGGGGCTTCTGACGAGAATGGGAATCCGATTATAAAGATCAGTAAGGCTCCCGATGCAGCGGATAGAAACAGTGCTCATTTTGCCGCTGAAGCCGTTGAAGCAATTGCGCCACCGATCCCTGCTTACCCTGTAAGATTTAAGAATGCAAGTAGTGGGGAGTATTTATACGAGAATGAGCACGGAGTTGTTCTGTACGGGCAGCCGTCAGCAGAGAATGGATTCTCGCATTGGAATATATCTGTGCAAGACGGCAAACAGACGATCATCAATCGAGCAACAGGCCATTATTTAACAGTGAATGGGGATTATTCTTACTTGGAGAGCAGTAATGCGGAACCGGCTATAGACGGGGCATCTGCATGGGAAGTAAGCTTGGCCTCCGATTATACGAATTACACCATTCGTAGTCTCTATGGAGAGTACGACGATGAATTAATAAACATTGCGAATAAGACGGGATATGCTGAACGGGCACTCCTACTAGAGAGTGACGGCTCAGCTCAATGGAAGCTTGAAGCAGCTCCACAGGAGTTTACTACTCCGTCTGGAGAACTGCGCAACAACAATACAACAACTCCAGTTCAGAACGATACCAACATTATAACAATCGTACCGAAAGGGACGACTGGAAAAGTATTGGCAGAAAAAGAAGGGGCAATCGTATATGCAGAAGCTTCTGATAAGACGGCTCACTCCCAGTGGATCGTTCAGGATGTAAATGGACGTAAACGCATAATGAATGTTCAGACGAAGCAATATCTTTCTTTAAATGAAGGGGATCAAGTCGTCTTGTTATCTTCCGGGGAAACAGAACGTTCCCAGTGGACGCTGGAAGAGAAGTTAGGCTACAACCTCCTGCTAAGTGCTGATAGAACGGGCTTTCTTACTCACAGCGCATCGGCGGTTCAACTTGGTTCTGCTGTGGGAACCGATAGCACTCTTTGGAGCTTCTTGCCTATCCCTACAGATGCAATTTATACAGGAGAAGAAGCATTCCAAGGCGATCATGTTATACGGTTTGCAGTCAATGCCCAGCAAGCCGGTGAATATGATGCCGTTGTTCGTTACAAGAACACTTCCAGCGCTGTTACAGATCTGTTGCTTGAGGTGAACGGCCTGAAGGAATCAGATAAAGTTAACGTGGTCAAGACTTCCTCTTGGAAGACTGTACAGGTGAAGCTGCAGCTGCGTGCAGGAATCAACACCGTTTCTCTAAGCAACGACAATATCGATTGGAATAAAGTAGGCATTGATAGCCTGACAGTAAAAAATAGCGTGAACAAAGTTTACCGCGGGGCAACAGTTCCTTATATTAGCTATGAAGCTGAGGATGCAGTGACTAACGGAACACTAATCGGTCCTTCGCGGAAATATCGCACTATGGCTTCTGAGGCTTCTGGACGACAAGCCATCGCCTTGAAGAATACTGGGGACTATATAGAGTTCAAGCTTGCAGAAGCAGCTAATTCTATTGTTCTGCGCTATTCCATTCCGGACAGCTCGGATGGTGCTGGTGCTGAAGAAACATTGACTCTATATGTAGATGGAGTTAAGAAACAGCTTAATTTGACTTCAAAATATGCTTGGGAATATGGCAGCTACCCATGGTCAAATGATCCTCGTCAAGGTAGTGGACATCGCTTCTTTGATGAAATTCATGCTCTGATTGGCGATGCTCCTGCCGGAGCAACCATTCGTTTAGAGAAGGGAACAGGAGACCAAGCGACTTCATACGTCATCGACTTGGTGGATATGGAGCAGGTAGCCCCTGAGTTGACTCGCCCTGACGGCTTTATTTCTGTAACGGATTTTGGAGCAGTAGCCAATGATGAGGGAGATGATACCGCAGCCTTTAAGGCAGCGCTTGCCGAAGCGAAGGCAACAGGGAAAGGGGTTTGGTTCCCGGTAGGTACCTTTAATGTCGGAGAGGGTCTGCTGGATCTGGATACAGCCGAAATCCGTGGAGCAGGCATGTGGTATACGGTTCTGAATGGCGCCAAATTTTACGGTCACGGTGACAAGGTTGGCGTATACGATCTATTGATTGAAGGTGGCATTAATGTACGGGACGATGAAGCGTTCACTAACGCCTTCCATGGTGCTTTTGGCCAAGGCTCGGTCATTCAGAACGTATGGATTGAACATACCAAAGCAGGCTTGTGGTTAACACAACCTATTGGTGAGAAGGCTCGTACGAATGGTCTGTATATGGCAGGTCTTCGAATCCGCAATCTGATGGCGGATGGAATTAACTTTGCTGTAGGCACTGGCAACAGCATGATGGAACAAAGTGACATCCGCTATCCAGGGGATGATGGTATTGCGATGTGGTCGTTCACAGATGCCAAATTGAATGAAGTGAATGGCGCGGAACGGACTTTTAGCTATAACAATACGGCACGTTTTAATAACGTCTCACTGCCATGGTTGGCCGATAACATTGTGGTCTTCGGTGGTAAAGATAACAAAGTTCAAGATAACGTGGTAAAAGACACTGTAACTAATGGAGCCGGGATCGCTGTATCTACCCGTTTCTCCGCAGAGCCGTTCCAAGGAACGACAATCGTTGAGCGGAATACATTGCTTCGCACAGGTAGTTATGATTCGGGCTACGGGGTAAACCTCGGTGCGTTATGGCTGTACGCTGGTGAGAGCGACCTAAAAGGAAAAGTACTCATCCGTAACAATACGGCGCTCGACAGCACCTATTCTGGCCTGATTGCCCACGGTAATCTGGAGGGAAATGCTCTCACGACGATTGATGGAGTTGTTCTGACGAATAATGTATTAGACGGTGCAGGTACGAGCGGTATAGAAGTAACGAAAAATCTGAAAGGTAACCTGCTCGTCGACAACTTGATTATTCGTGGTGAACGGATGAACCTCCTGTCCAATGCATCTCCTGAATTTAGCATCATTGAACAGAATCAAGGGATAGCCACAGCTGTTAAACCTTTCTCCATCAAGCTAGCAGATGGACAGAGCGGACCTGTTGTACTAGAACAAGGAAAGTCAGCTATTCTTCAGGTGTTGGACAAAGAAGGAGCGGATATTACTACACAAGCTACACTTAATTTTATGAGCAGTGACATTGCTACTTTTACAAACAACAGTATTCATGGAGTTAAAGCGGGAAGCACAGACTTCACGGTAACTGTTGGCAACGATAAGAGGGTGTATACAGTTGAGGTGGTGTTACCTAATGGTGGGACGGATCCTGTGGATCCGACTGAACCAACGAGTACTCCTGATCCGGCGGGGTCAGTAAATCCTGTTGCACCTGTCGCTACACCAACTCCAACACCAGCTGCTAATCATGATGCGCAGCTAAAAGCTAAGGCGACTGCTGGGCAAGCTCTTATCGAGATTTCAGCTAACGGAGAGGGTATAGCTCGCTTTAGCGCAGAAGCTTTACGCGATGCAGCAGCACTTAGCCCGAATGCGGTGCTTGTCATTGCCAGTGGCGATATGAGCTATCGCTTTCCGTTAGGACTCGTGGAGAGCGTGCTGAAAGCTGCACAAATGCCGGCAGGCACTTTAGAGTTCCAACTAAATCCGCTAAACGGAAAAGGATTGGAACAACTGCTTGCCAAGGCTAAGCAGCAAGGTTTTAATGTGCAAGGAACTCCGGCAAGTGTCACCTTAAGGGTCACAGATGGCAAAGACACTGTAGCTGCTAATGGGTTCGGCACTACGTATGTAGATCGTACATTTATGATGGAGGGAGCACTGGTTGCAAAGACGGGAGTAGTCCTTATTTACGATGAGCAGACGGGTTCCTTCCGTTATGTACCTGCATTATTCGAGATCGTAGGCGGGTTGACCAAGGTTACTGTTAAGAGCAGCAGTGCTAGCGGGATATTCGTCGTTGCACAACATCCTGTAACTTTTGGAGATATTTCTTCACACTGGGCAAAGAACGAGATCGAAACGCTTGCCAGTCGACTGATCTTGACCGGACAATCCACAGATAAATTTGCACCTCAGAATTCCGTTAGTCGTGCTGAGTTCGCAGCTATGCTAATTCGCTCTTTAGGCCTAGCCGCTGCGAACACAACGAAGACCTTCAGTGATGTGTCTGATTTATCATGGTATGCTGCAGACGCCAGAGCTGCAGCAGCCTTAGGACTGGTTCAAGGCTATGAGGATGGAACCTTCCGTCCGAACGCCCCTATTACACGGGAGCAAATAGCTGTTATGGTAGCTAGGGCACTGAAGCTGTTAAACCTTGGAGCAGGAGAATCGGGAGCTAACCCTGCGACAAATGTATTTACAGATTCATCTGCTATTTCTACTTGGGCTAAAGAGGCTGTGAATGTCTTAACAGCAAAAGGAATCATGAAAGGCCAATCGGCAGATAGCTTTGCGCCTGGCAGTGATACTAGCCGTGCAGAGGCAGCCATGATCCTAACAAGATTACTTAAAGCTGCCGGATTATTGAATTAA
- a CDS encoding Lrp/AsnC family transcriptional regulator, translated as MTSSYSIDDVDFRILQLLIDDSTISHRDIGQQVHMTGQAVGARIRKMQDTGVIEGYTVRWNPDKVGEAINAFITVFLGSNTVHPAFQTFAKQHDSVKEMHRVSGEGCYWIRVRAGSQEDLNIFLDELLKFGNYRVNLSMGKLK; from the coding sequence ATGACGAGTTCTTATTCCATAGATGATGTGGATTTTCGCATCCTACAGCTTCTTATTGATGATTCCACGATCAGTCACAGAGACATTGGGCAGCAAGTGCATATGACAGGCCAAGCTGTGGGCGCACGTATTCGCAAAATGCAGGACACCGGAGTGATTGAAGGCTACACCGTCCGCTGGAATCCAGATAAAGTTGGTGAGGCGATCAATGCCTTTATAACGGTCTTTCTAGGTTCGAATACGGTACATCCAGCCTTTCAAACATTCGCAAAGCAGCATGACAGCGTAAAAGAAATGCATCGCGTCAGTGGAGAAGGCTGCTATTGGATACGCGTTCGTGCCGGAAGCCAAGAGGATTTGAATATCTTTCTCGACGAGCTGCTAAAGTTCGGAAATTACAGAGTCAATTTGTCGATGGGGAAGCTTAAATAA
- a CDS encoding MBL fold metallo-hydrolase, producing MKIQHIRNATLWMEYGGSTFLIDPMLSEQGANPPIFNTENDRRNPLVSLPGSVDKWLNPNAIIVTHLHPDHWDEDAVSLLPHNLPLFCQEGDKHTLVEQGFENVSEITDKLTFQGVTITRTGGQHGTGEIGKLMGKVSGFVFQAENEPAVYLAGDTIWCDEVKIALDVFKPEVTIVNAGGAQFLTGGHITMNEQDVVDLCEYASSTKVIAVHMDAINHCLVTRDKLKAHLEKEELQDRVQLPQDGEWCYA from the coding sequence ATGAAAATACAGCATATTCGCAACGCGACCCTATGGATGGAGTATGGGGGAAGTACATTTCTGATCGATCCTATGTTGAGTGAGCAGGGCGCTAATCCTCCCATTTTTAATACGGAAAATGACCGTCGGAATCCGCTTGTATCGTTACCGGGATCAGTAGACAAATGGCTGAATCCTAATGCAATAATAGTCACGCATCTTCATCCAGATCATTGGGATGAAGATGCCGTTTCCTTGCTGCCGCATAATCTACCGTTATTTTGTCAGGAGGGGGACAAGCATACCCTAGTAGAGCAGGGATTTGAGAACGTCTCGGAAATCACCGATAAGCTGACATTCCAAGGAGTAACTATAACACGTACCGGTGGACAGCATGGAACCGGAGAGATTGGCAAGCTGATGGGGAAGGTATCCGGGTTTGTCTTTCAGGCGGAAAACGAACCAGCTGTATATTTGGCAGGAGACACGATTTGGTGTGATGAGGTGAAGATTGCACTCGATGTATTTAAACCTGAGGTAACGATCGTTAATGCTGGTGGAGCGCAGTTTTTAACCGGAGGTCATATCACAATGAATGAGCAGGATGTCGTAGACTTATGCGAATATGCTTCTTCTACTAAGGTGATCGCTGTACACATGGACGCCATCAACCATTGCCTTGTTACCCGGGATAAGCTAAAAGCTCACTTGGAGAAGGAGGAGCTACAGGATCGAGTACAGCTTCCGCAAGACGGGGAATGGTGTTACGCATAA
- a CDS encoding CDI toxin immunity protein, which translates to MDTKHRQDRLQYLLQHQDKKNKKIITSSLFDECIQTLGKQTLIFSSEKSKEIYKDFSAEYEITFYGRIEWSNYDFIEITAEVIENNTRYIDRSKEMYVLWSHGEDPVIQTTLESALKNLNNITAVSPDIWFYRPNEFVIEIFHDGVIRGHKKY; encoded by the coding sequence ATGGATACCAAACATAGGCAGGATCGACTTCAATATCTATTACAACATCAAGACAAAAAGAATAAAAAGATTATAACAAGTTCTTTGTTTGATGAATGCATACAAACTCTTGGAAAGCAGACCCTTATATTTAGTTCAGAGAAATCAAAGGAAATATATAAAGATTTTAGTGCAGAGTATGAAATCACATTTTATGGTCGAATCGAATGGTCAAATTATGATTTTATAGAAATAACGGCAGAAGTAATAGAAAACAACACGAGATATATTGATAGATCAAAAGAGATGTATGTACTGTGGAGTCATGGCGAAGATCCAGTTATACAAACTACGTTAGAATCTGCATTAAAGAACTTAAATAATATAACTGCGGTCTCACCAGATATATGGTTTTATCGACCAAATGAATTTGTGATTGAGATCTTTCATGATGGAGTAATAAGAGGACATAAAAAATATTGA
- a CDS encoding class I SAM-dependent methyltransferase, whose amino-acid sequence MELFKQIPLYRFLALCNESGMEKTILDCGAGGDTPPLSLFANYGYATYGIEMNVEQMNRANQFAAERGQNLNIHQGDMRQLALNDESMSFVYSYNSIFHMRKQDVKEAINELKRVLKPGGLLFVNFLTLKDFRVGDGVDLGEHQYEQMEDDELVIHSYYDYDEADSMFSDMQLIYKEDRVLERKFEGEWIRQGFIDYIYEK is encoded by the coding sequence GTGGAGCTTTTTAAACAAATACCCTTGTACAGATTTTTGGCTTTATGTAATGAAAGTGGCATGGAAAAGACCATATTAGATTGTGGGGCAGGAGGGGATACTCCTCCACTAAGTTTGTTTGCGAATTATGGATACGCTACATATGGAATAGAGATGAATGTTGAACAAATGAACAGAGCTAATCAGTTCGCAGCAGAAAGAGGGCAGAATTTAAACATACATCAGGGTGACATGAGACAGTTGGCATTAAACGATGAGTCGATGAGTTTTGTGTATTCTTATAATTCTATTTTTCATATGAGAAAACAAGATGTGAAAGAAGCGATAAATGAATTGAAACGGGTGCTAAAACCTGGTGGATTATTATTTGTTAATTTTTTAACCCTTAAGGATTTTCGAGTCGGTGACGGAGTTGATTTAGGAGAACATCAGTATGAGCAAATGGAAGATGATGAATTAGTAATTCACTCTTATTATGATTATGATGAGGCGGACTCTATGTTTTCTGATATGCAATTAATATATAAAGAAGATCGAGTGCTTGAAAGAAAGTTTGAAGGCGAATGGATACGGCAAGGATTTATCGATTACATATATGAAAAATAG
- a CDS encoding DinB family protein yields the protein MNNRSDLLNQFKEWNGFVLEIIDLDWKTSIAEGKWTIHDVVSHIMLWDKYFYESTIEPIACDKAITLQLIDYDQFNNDAVTYGKTKTKDELIELTMKYRNLLLDCISSLEEGKYSGKYVDGRFSFESYLKDFISHDRHHMMQIKELELKGRI from the coding sequence ATGAATAACAGATCAGATTTGCTAAATCAGTTTAAGGAATGGAATGGATTTGTTCTAGAAATTATTGATTTAGATTGGAAAACATCCATCGCTGAAGGAAAATGGACAATTCATGATGTTGTTAGTCATATTATGTTATGGGATAAATACTTCTATGAATCGACGATAGAACCGATAGCATGTGATAAAGCGATAACACTTCAACTTATTGATTACGATCAATTCAATAATGATGCTGTTACATATGGTAAGACAAAAACCAAAGATGAATTAATAGAATTGACTATGAAGTATCGTAACTTACTATTAGATTGTATAAGTAGCCTTGAAGAGGGGAAATACTCGGGGAAATATGTTGACGGAAGGTTTTCCTTTGAGTCCTATTTAAAGGATTTTATATCGCATGACCGACATCATATGATGCAGATTAAAGAATTGGAATTAAAAGGGAGAATATGA
- a CDS encoding helix-turn-helix domain-containing protein, with product MQTIYERIEYLIKQKGLTKKSFCEQLNISTGNMGDWKRGKSTPGTHKLIEIGAFFHVSLDWLILGRNTSEILKESNEDYEFGEVKLNEGRVDELRPEEKEFIKEYLAFTEYRKQKWVDENS from the coding sequence ATGCAGACCATATACGAACGTATAGAGTACTTGATTAAGCAAAAAGGTCTCACCAAGAAATCATTCTGTGAGCAGTTAAATATAAGCACAGGTAATATGGGAGATTGGAAGCGTGGCAAGTCTACTCCGGGAACACATAAATTGATTGAGATCGGCGCTTTTTTTCATGTAAGTCTGGATTGGCTTATTTTAGGTAGAAATACATCTGAAATATTGAAAGAGAGCAATGAGGACTATGAATTCGGAGAAGTGAAGTTGAATGAAGGTCGAGTGGATGAATTGCGTCCAGAGGAAAAGGAATTCATTAAAGAATACCTAGCATTCACTGAATATCGTAAGCAGAAATGGGTCGACGAAAATTCTTGA
- a CDS encoding glutathione peroxidase gives MSIYDFEVNTLRGAEESLSKYKGKVLLVVNTASKCGFTPQYKGLQEVYEKFKDRGFEVLGFPSNQFAGQEPGESDEIAEYCEINYGVTFPMFEKIDVKGDEAHPLFKYLSKEAPGVLGSKSVKWNFTKFLVDQEGRVLKRFAPKTTPQQIESYISKLLK, from the coding sequence ATGAGTATTTATGATTTTGAGGTCAACACTCTTCGGGGTGCAGAAGAATCATTGTCCAAGTACAAAGGTAAAGTACTCCTTGTTGTGAATACAGCTAGCAAATGTGGGTTTACGCCTCAGTATAAAGGGCTTCAGGAAGTGTACGAGAAATTTAAGGATCGTGGATTCGAAGTACTTGGTTTCCCAAGCAATCAGTTTGCTGGCCAAGAGCCTGGCGAAAGTGATGAAATTGCAGAATACTGCGAGATTAACTATGGGGTAACCTTTCCAATGTTCGAGAAGATTGATGTAAAAGGTGATGAAGCACATCCATTATTCAAATACTTATCAAAGGAAGCACCTGGTGTTCTAGGCTCAAAAAGCGTGAAATGGAACTTCACCAAGTTCCTGGTGGATCAAGAAGGCCGTGTCCTTAAGCGTTTTGCTCCTAAAACTACTCCTCAGCAGATCGAATCCTATATCTCCAAGCTTCTGAAATAA
- a CDS encoding thiol-disulfide oxidoreductase DCC family protein translates to MNEELNIMQNKSIVLIDGVCHLCQGLIRFIIPRDPKAKFLFAPLQSEIAAKLMSEAGLQPGQLNTVVLLENGVYYTESAAVLRIARRLRWPWPAAYFFIVVPRPIRNILYRYVARNRYRWFGRDEQCLLPTPEIKQRFL, encoded by the coding sequence ATGAACGAGGAGCTGAACATTATGCAAAATAAGTCCATTGTGTTGATTGATGGGGTGTGTCATCTTTGCCAAGGTTTGATTCGTTTCATCATCCCGCGTGATCCCAAGGCTAAATTTCTATTCGCCCCTTTACAAAGTGAAATTGCCGCTAAGCTAATGAGTGAGGCTGGACTTCAACCTGGGCAGTTAAACACAGTTGTATTGCTGGAGAACGGTGTGTATTATACAGAGTCGGCTGCTGTACTGCGGATTGCACGTAGATTGAGATGGCCTTGGCCTGCTGCGTATTTCTTTATTGTAGTGCCGCGCCCAATACGGAATATCCTTTACCGCTATGTTGCAAGGAATCGTTACCGTTGGTTCGGGCGCGATGAGCAATGTCTGCTCCCAACACCGGAGATCAAACAAAGATTTTTGTAA